GCCGTCGTGGTATCGCCGGCATCGCCTGAGAACAGGATCTCGGAATCCTGGTCGAGGACGAAGAGGCTGAGCGAGGTGTCGAGATCCGGGACGATCCTCGAACGCACGCCGACCTCCGCGCCCCTGGTGCGGACCAGCAGCGGCGAGCGCGGCAGCTTTGTCCCGGGATCGCTCGGATCTTCCGTCGTCGTCGCACCCCGCGCGTCGTTCGAGTGCATGCCATAGCCGGCGCCGAAAAAGAACTCGGTCTTGTTAAAGGGACCGACCACGATGCGAAGCTTGGGACTTCCGATCGTAGCGTTGGCATGGCCTGAGTTGTTCGCATCGAACAGCGACGTCACGTCGGCCGCGTAATAGTCCCCGCGCCAACCGACCGTGGTCCTCAGCCAGTCCGAAAAGTGCAACGTACTCTCGGCGTAAGCGCCGATGCTGCCTTCCCCGACCTTATCGCTGCGTACGTTGGACAGGAAACTGCGCCGGTGGGTGTCGGTGAGCGCGAGATCGATGGCGTCGTAACGGGACTGCAGGCCGAAGGTCGTCTGCATCGGCAGCCCAGCGAATGAGCCATCCATCGTCCGTGCGATGTTAGCGCCGGCCATTAGGCGGCCGTCGTGCTGGTGAAATTGGTCGCCGACAACGGGATTGGCCAGGAAATAAGTGAAGTTATTGTAGAGATCGAGCTCGCTCTTGACGACATAAGCGTTCGCCTTCCAGGCCCCGGAATTATCGCTCTGCGCCACGCGCGCCGACAGGGCAAAACGGTTTGCGTTGCCGCCGTCAGTCGGGTCTTCAGATCCAAACCGATCCATCAATCCGTCCGTCATGGCGCGCTGCGGCACCTGATCGGTCGAATTCCATCTGTTGGCGTAAGCCATGCCCGTGACCGACACGCCGTCGGTGGCCGTGCCCTGACTGTAGCGCAAGAGCCCATTGAGCTTGCGGAGGTTGTCCGGGTTGTCCCAGGGGCCGTTGTAGGTCCCAGCCTCGCCGGCGAGGAGCAATGTCCCATCGCCGAGCCTCGTCGAATCCATGCCGAGGAAGCGGCGATATCCAAAGCTGCCGGCGGTCATCTGCGCTAGCCCCTTCACCGTGCGGTCGATCAGGCCGATATGCACGGCGCCGGCCGAGGAGAAGTCGCCTTCATCGGCGAAGTAAGGCCCCTTCTTTACCTCCATGGCGGCGATCGCTTCAGGAATCAGCCAATTGAGGTCGGCATAGCCCTGGCCGTGGGCGTGAGTGCGCATGTTGGCAGGCACATCATCAACATAGATCGCGAGATCCGTGCCATGATCGAGATTATAGCCGCGCAAGAAGTACTGGTTCGCTTTGCCCTCGCCGGAATGCTGCGTCACAATGAGCCCCGGTACAGCTTCGAGCACTTCGCCCGGGCGCATCACGGGCCGCGCGTTGACGTCTTCGCCTGATACTGTGATCTGGCTTGCCATGCTCGACGCGGGAGCCAAGGCCGCGCTGCTCTTGGCCGATACCGCTGAGGCTTGCCCGCCCAGCTGGCTACTGGACCCTATGCCGAGCGCTCGATCCGAGCGTGGCGTTGGAGCTCTTCGCGGTCGCCGTGGGATCTCCTCACGAGTGACTATGACTGCAGGCAAGGTGTAGCTAGTCTGGATATTGTCTCCAGAGCTAGGTTCAGCGTCGATCATGAGGGCGCAGATGCTTAGTGCTGCAATGCTCGTCCAGCGGGCAAAGACGGCAGGCTTCGAGCGGCTCGACAGCATCGCTGCAGCCGCTAAGTCGCGCGTGATGTCGGCAAGGCGGTTCGAGTGGTCTTTCCCTTCCATGCAACGCGATACAGCAGGAGAGATGCTAGCCAGGCGAGAGCGAACAATGACATCACGCCGAAGCCTAAGATGGCTTGTGATCCCTTGAGGCGATCGACGAGGCTCGAAAGGGCACCCGTGAGCTCAAGCTGATCGCTGATCAGGCCAAGCGTTTCCACGCTGCCGATGAACAGCGCAATCGCGACTGAGGCACCTGTGATTGTCAGATTGTACCAAAGCTTTCGGGCCGGATCGACGAAAGCCCAGCGATAAGCGCTGGCCATAAATGCTGAATCCAAGGTATCAACCAGGGACATTCCGGCAGCGAAAAGTGCAGGAAAGACTATGGCCTGCCAGAGCGACAGGCCGCGCGCAGTCTCAGAGGCAGAGAGGGAGAGCAGGCCAATTTCGGTCGCCGTGTCGAAACTTAATCCGAACAGGAATCCGAGCGGATACATGTGCCAGCTTTGCGTCACAATTCGGAAGATCGGGCCGAGCAAATGCGAAAGAAGACCGCTTCCGGCTAGGGGCGCATCGAGTAATTGTGCACCGTAGACGCCGCTGGCCTGCGCTGCACGCATTGTGCGCCACAAGTTTGCGAAGATCGCAAAGTTGACGGCGGCCACGCCGAGCAGGAAGACGGCTGAAACCGAGGTTCCGAGAAGGCCGCCCAAGTTTTTGAGCAAACCCTCTCCGCCGAGGGTCATGACGCCGGCGGCAAGCAGGATCATTGAAGCGAGAACGATCGTGGAATGGCCGAGCGCAAAGTAGAGACCTGCAGTTTCGGAGGCGCGGCCGGCATGCATCAGCTTCCGCACGACATTGTCGATTGCCGCAATATGATCGGCATCCACGGCATGGCGCAGACCGAACACCCAAGCGAGCAGCGCGGTTGCCATTACCGACGGCTGACCGGCGAACAGCGCAACGGCCCAGCCCCAGGCTGCAATGTTGGTCAGCGTCAGCCCTGCCAGCAACAAGACAGTTCTCAACTTAAGGCCTTTCAAGAGGCCACTTCGTGACGTGACCTGCCCCATGCGGCGCCACTCCCCTGGTATGATCTTTTTGTCGAACTCTCATACCCTGAGCAATATTCAGGCCAAGTAAGACCATGGCGTAAAAGGGCGCCAAGCGATTGCACTTGCAAAAGAATCCCTGTCGATAGCGAGTTACGCCTTAAAATAGGCGATGCCGCTCGCAAACTAACTAACCATATTCGGCAAGGTACTTCCCATCCCTGAAGAAACGTATTCGTAGTTCAGCAAAGGCTCGCAAGGGCGCAACTGGCTTGGCCAATGGTCCGCCGTGCTTTGACCGGATTTTCTTCAGCTTTGAGGCTTGAGCGGGCCGCAGCAGAGACTGCTGACAGGTGAATGTGGCTCATCGGTGGTTGCAAAGTTCTCATTTGCCGGCCGCTTCCGCCTCACAGCAGAGTGACGCCAAAAGCAAATACATCGAGAGCTTTTGGGGGGAAGGCGTGTTTTACCAAGGCGAAATCGCGTTCGTGCCTATCGGGCAGCGCGGCCTGAGCGCGGATGGCCATCCCCAGAAGACACTCATCTGTTCGTTCGACAGCCCTCCGACGGTGCGGCAGTCGACGTCCAGCATGGGTAACCGGTCGACGCGCCGAGGCAAAAGCTCCGGGGCCACCTTGGCGGCTTAGGATTGCTCAAATGAAGAGGAGGA
This is a stretch of genomic DNA from Bradyrhizobium sp. CCBAU 53338. It encodes these proteins:
- a CDS encoding TonB-dependent receptor, whose protein sequence is MASQITVSGEDVNARPVMRPGEVLEAVPGLIVTQHSGEGKANQYFLRGYNLDHGTDLAIYVDDVPANMRTHAHGQGYADLNWLIPEAIAAMEVKKGPYFADEGDFSSAGAVHIGLIDRTVKGLAQMTAGSFGYRRFLGMDSTRLGDGTLLLAGEAGTYNGPWDNPDNLRKLNGLLRYSQGTATDGVSVTGMAYANRWNSTDQVPQRAMTDGLMDRFGSEDPTDGGNANRFALSARVAQSDNSGAWKANAYVVKSELDLYNNFTYFLANPVVGDQFHQHDGRLMAGANIARTMDGSFAGLPMQTTFGLQSRYDAIDLALTDTHRRSFLSNVRSDKVGEGSIGAYAESTLHFSDWLRTTVGWRGDYYAADVTSLFDANNSGHANATIGSPKLRIVVGPFNKTEFFFGAGYGMHSNDARGATTTEDPSDPGTKLPRSPLLVRTRGAEVGVRSRIVPDLDTSLSLFVLDQDSEILFSGDAGDTTTARASRRYGFEWTNHYRPRSWIDVDADLAMTHARFRGYDSDQAEVYASLAGYPAAQIGNAPGNYIPNAPTMMASAGISLGAKTGWFGALRWRYLASSPLTEDNAFRSQPTGIFNARIGYRTDKGWRLQLDLLNLLNSKANQITYAYGSLLKTDKLYNLCAANAAPAPVCAIGVMDYVLHPVEPLTVRVTLAGTF
- a CDS encoding HoxN/HupN/NixA family nickel/cobalt transporter, which encodes MGQVTSRSGLLKGLKLRTVLLLAGLTLTNIAAWGWAVALFAGQPSVMATALLAWVFGLRHAVDADHIAAIDNVVRKLMHAGRASETAGLYFALGHSTIVLASMILLAAGVMTLGGEGLLKNLGGLLGTSVSAVFLLGVAAVNFAIFANLWRTMRAAQASGVYGAQLLDAPLAGSGLLSHLLGPIFRIVTQSWHMYPLGFLFGLSFDTATEIGLLSLSASETARGLSLWQAIVFPALFAAGMSLVDTLDSAFMASAYRWAFVDPARKLWYNLTITGASVAIALFIGSVETLGLISDQLELTGALSSLVDRLKGSQAILGFGVMSLFALAWLASLLLYRVAWKGKTTRTALPTSRAT